In a genomic window of uncultured Sphaerochaeta sp.:
- a CDS encoding GNAT family N-acetyltransferase — MEVQAMVGVRRLEVAELSRAKRLFVEVFQEAPWRDRWTEEQLDLYFGDLMDGNSSLCLALYAEEKLIGLCMGRVYHWYEGTEYDIREFCIAKVWQGKGMGRQFLDLAGSEVAKLGVHMLTLSTLAETSAYEFYQHVGFSVHKDARFLHKRLG; from the coding sequence ATGGAAGTACAAGCAATGGTTGGGGTGAGAAGATTGGAGGTTGCAGAACTCTCCAGAGCCAAGCGTCTCTTTGTCGAGGTTTTCCAAGAGGCTCCTTGGCGTGACAGGTGGACGGAAGAGCAGTTGGACCTCTATTTCGGAGACCTGATGGATGGCAACAGTTCCCTCTGCCTTGCTTTGTATGCAGAAGAGAAGCTCATTGGGCTGTGCATGGGACGCGTCTATCACTGGTACGAGGGTACCGAGTATGACATCCGCGAGTTCTGCATTGCCAAGGTTTGGCAGGGAAAGGGAATGGGCAGGCAGTTTCTTGATCTGGCAGGTTCTGAGGTTGCCAAGCTCGGGGTGCACATGCTGACGCTTTCCACCTTGGCTGAGACTTCTGCGTATGAGTTCTATCAGCATGTGGGGTTCTCGGTGCACAAGGATGCCCGATTTCTCCATAAGCGGCTTGGCTAG
- a CDS encoding TfoX/Sxy family protein produces the protein MATTVEFIEFVCSQIDTTYQVRYRKMFGEYMVYANNKPILLVCDNTVYVKMLGELSGLLAEAEKGFPYQGAREHYILDAEDRELCNEVVQILELLTPVPVKKARKRKKTVGET, from the coding sequence ATGGCAACCACGGTGGAGTTCATTGAGTTTGTGTGCAGCCAGATTGATACAACCTATCAGGTCCGGTATCGCAAGATGTTCGGCGAATATATGGTGTATGCGAACAACAAGCCGATTCTCCTTGTCTGTGACAACACTGTCTACGTCAAGATGCTTGGTGAGCTGTCCGGCCTGCTGGCTGAGGCGGAAAAGGGCTTTCCCTATCAGGGGGCGCGGGAGCACTACATCCTGGATGCTGAGGACCGGGAGTTGTGCAACGAAGTGGTCCAGATTCTGGAGCTGCTCACCCCCGTTCCGGTCAAGAAAGCGAGAAAGCGGAAAAAGACGGTAGGAGAAACCTAG
- a CDS encoding PHP-associated domain-containing protein — MNSYRYETHLHTKEASACSVSSAVDLVHAYQQAGYAGIIITDHFYHGNTAVDRRLPWKEWVRRFCLGFETAEAEGKKIGLSVFFGWEINFSGDEYLIYGLDKAWLLAHPQVITYDHQTLFAEVNRAGGLMVQAHPFRERYYLSEIHLHPAVVHAVEVVNAENDEEFDRKAFSYAQRYGLSMTGGSDLHDVVKVGSSSLGMDFAYPLSSLSDFIAAVKEGKGYSLAGSAARMQEPRSEQTTLRVHLHPVG, encoded by the coding sequence ATGAACAGCTATCGCTATGAGACTCATCTGCATACCAAGGAGGCAAGCGCCTGCTCGGTCAGCAGTGCCGTAGACCTGGTGCATGCCTATCAGCAGGCAGGGTATGCCGGCATCATCATCACCGACCACTTCTATCACGGCAACACTGCTGTCGACCGTCGTCTTCCTTGGAAGGAGTGGGTCCGTAGGTTTTGCCTTGGTTTCGAAACAGCCGAGGCAGAAGGAAAGAAGATCGGCCTGTCCGTCTTCTTCGGCTGGGAGATCAACTTCAGTGGGGATGAGTATCTCATCTATGGGCTGGACAAGGCATGGCTGCTTGCCCACCCGCAGGTGATCACCTACGACCATCAGACACTCTTTGCAGAGGTGAACAGGGCCGGAGGCCTGATGGTCCAGGCCCACCCCTTCCGTGAGCGTTACTACCTGTCGGAAATTCATCTCCACCCCGCTGTGGTGCATGCTGTTGAGGTGGTCAATGCAGAGAATGACGAGGAGTTTGACCGAAAGGCTTTTTCCTACGCACAACGCTATGGTTTGTCAATGACCGGCGGCAGCGATCTCCACGATGTGGTGAAGGTGGGAAGCAGCAGCCTGGGCATGGACTTTGCCTATCCGCTCTCCTCCCTCTCCGACTTCATTGCAGCGGTCAAGGAAGGCAAGGGCTATTCGCTCGCCGGCTCTGCGGCAAGAATGCAAGAGCCGAGGAGCGAACAGACTACGTTGCGGGTGCATCTGCACCCCGTCGGCTAG
- a CDS encoding GGDEF domain-containing protein: MFYSKAWKRYLFLFLLLLVGAGVSVPIYYIYQQTKTILLQETQNNAINSAHTIAAFLSSDIERYRPLSEATELEEGSELHQSYVQYSSLMRTIKERNDATFIYTSKYLDDQTSAFVLDGEEPGSMLFSPFGSHDSMDGQELYTFQQGELSVTDLMDDPEWGVYLSAYAPIIDGRDQSVVGLVGVDYSQDHFSHLTRKVAWILNISFAIFTIVLTVGLYTAILTIHQRSGLDDLTGLGNKRAFNRSLHLELGDARKRNQHFVLCMLDIDYFKSINDTYGHPVGDVVLKNIGRILLNVSEKNRSCYRIGGDEFALILPATTLSMAEQIKTDLHKQLAGLEILSLKSEKISASIGMAEWIPGITAETLINLADKDLYEQKRIRTRLAHH; this comes from the coding sequence ATGTTCTATTCCAAAGCTTGGAAACGGTATCTCTTTCTTTTCCTGCTGCTTCTGGTAGGTGCGGGCGTCTCTGTGCCCATCTACTACATCTATCAGCAGACCAAGACCATCCTGCTTCAGGAAACACAGAACAATGCCATCAACAGTGCCCATACCATAGCCGCCTTCCTCTCCTCTGACATCGAGCGCTACCGGCCGCTGTCGGAAGCGACGGAGCTGGAGGAAGGAAGTGAGCTGCATCAGAGCTATGTGCAGTATTCCAGCCTGATGCGAACCATCAAGGAACGCAATGACGCCACCTTCATCTACACCAGCAAGTATCTGGATGACCAGACCAGTGCATTCGTCCTGGATGGAGAGGAGCCTGGCAGCATGCTCTTCTCTCCCTTTGGCAGCCATGACAGCATGGACGGCCAAGAGCTGTACACATTCCAGCAAGGGGAACTCTCCGTAACGGATCTGATGGATGATCCTGAATGGGGGGTGTACCTCTCAGCCTACGCTCCCATCATCGACGGGCGTGACCAGAGTGTTGTCGGCCTGGTCGGTGTCGATTACTCGCAGGATCACTTCAGCCATCTGACCAGGAAAGTGGCCTGGATACTCAACATAAGCTTTGCCATCTTCACGATTGTGCTCACCGTCGGTCTCTATACAGCAATTCTCACGATTCACCAACGTTCAGGCTTGGATGATCTGACAGGACTGGGCAACAAGCGAGCTTTCAACCGCTCCCTCCACCTGGAGTTGGGAGACGCACGCAAACGCAACCAGCACTTTGTCCTGTGCATGCTCGATATAGACTACTTCAAGTCCATCAACGACACCTACGGGCACCCCGTCGGTGATGTGGTGCTGAAAAACATCGGCAGAATCCTTTTGAATGTCTCGGAAAAGAATCGCAGTTGTTACCGCATTGGCGGTGATGAATTTGCCCTCATCCTCCCCGCAACAACGCTCAGCATGGCCGAGCAGATCAAAACTGACTTGCACAAGCAGTTGGCTGGACTTGAGATCCTCTCGCTCAAGTCAGAGAAGATCTCCGCAAGCATTGGTATGGCGGAATGGATTCCCGGCATTACGGCAGAGACCCTGATCAATCTGGCAGACAAGGATCTCTATGAGCAGAAACGCATCCGGACCCGTCTTGCCCATCATTGA
- a CDS encoding sugar phosphate nucleotidyltransferase codes for MHIVLLSGGSGKRLWPLSNEVRSKQFIKLFRREDGSLESMLQRVHRQIRSVDRNATITIATSKTQVSAIHNQIGRDVGISVEPCRRDTFPAIALAAAYMSDVQKVGRDEAVVVCPVDPFVDDSYFSMLDRVGEEAAKGRANLVLLGIEPTYPSEKYGYIIPQTQDPVSKVAMFKEKPDVETAKGYLAEGALWNAGVFAFRLGYLLDKAHELIEFSDYHDLYAKYETLRKISFDYAVVEGETAIEVMRYEGTWKDLGTWNTLSEAMSEPIVGQGRMDGSCEGVHIINELDIPILAMGLKDVIIGASAEGILVSEREKSSAIKQYVEQMDRPIMFAEKSWGSYRILDAGEQSLTVKVVLNAGQRMQYHSHQRRDEVWTIISGTGEVIVDGNRTSVGCGDVILLKAGVRHTILAETELQVIEVQSGKDISVRDKTKHPFP; via the coding sequence ATGCATATCGTGTTGTTGTCCGGTGGTTCGGGGAAACGGCTCTGGCCGTTGTCGAATGAGGTGCGTTCCAAACAGTTCATCAAGCTCTTCAGGCGTGAGGATGGCAGCTTGGAGTCGATGCTCCAGCGTGTCCATCGCCAGATCAGGAGTGTAGACCGCAATGCAACCATCACCATCGCCACCTCCAAGACGCAGGTGTCTGCCATCCACAACCAGATCGGTAGGGATGTCGGCATTTCGGTTGAACCGTGTCGGCGCGATACCTTCCCGGCCATAGCCTTGGCTGCAGCCTACATGAGTGATGTGCAAAAGGTGGGACGGGATGAAGCGGTGGTGGTCTGCCCCGTCGACCCCTTTGTGGACGACTCCTACTTCTCCATGCTCGATCGGGTCGGAGAGGAGGCAGCGAAAGGGCGTGCGAATCTGGTGCTGCTCGGCATTGAGCCGACCTATCCCAGTGAGAAGTACGGCTATATCATTCCCCAGACCCAGGATCCTGTCAGTAAGGTTGCCATGTTCAAGGAGAAACCCGATGTCGAGACAGCCAAGGGCTACCTTGCCGAAGGTGCACTCTGGAACGCCGGGGTGTTTGCCTTCCGTCTGGGCTATCTGCTGGACAAGGCCCACGAGCTCATTGAGTTCTCCGACTACCATGACCTGTATGCCAAGTATGAGACCCTGAGGAAGATCAGCTTCGACTATGCCGTGGTGGAGGGTGAGACTGCCATTGAGGTGATGCGCTATGAGGGGACCTGGAAGGATCTGGGAACCTGGAACACGCTCTCCGAAGCGATGAGTGAGCCCATCGTCGGGCAGGGTAGGATGGATGGGAGCTGTGAGGGTGTCCACATCATCAACGAGCTCGACATCCCCATCCTGGCCATGGGCCTGAAGGATGTCATCATCGGTGCCAGTGCCGAAGGAATCCTCGTCTCGGAACGGGAGAAGTCGAGTGCCATCAAGCAGTATGTTGAGCAGATGGACCGGCCGATCATGTTTGCTGAGAAGTCCTGGGGCAGCTACCGCATCCTCGATGCAGGCGAACAGAGCCTGACGGTCAAAGTGGTGCTCAATGCCGGGCAGAGGATGCAGTATCACAGCCACCAACGGCGGGATGAGGTCTGGACGATCATCAGTGGAACGGGTGAGGTGATCGTCGACGGAAACCGAACATCAGTTGGGTGTGGGGATGTAATCCTGCTCAAGGCAGGAGTTCGCCATACCATCCTGGCCGAAACGGAGCTGCAGGTGATCGAAGTGCAGAGCGGAAAGGATATCAGCGTACGGGACAAGACCAAGCATCCGTTCCCCTAG
- a CDS encoding DUF1566 domain-containing protein, with protein MKRTIFNLCTLLFLGLLLASGCTTTASSQPVSYQVGDFGPAGGLVFFDKGEASDGWRYLEAAPARTEVLASWGKGSEAAKTDTSIGSGKTNTEMLFETDPTDSGSAPNVCAELTVKGYDDWFLPSKDELSLLFTNLARTGKETFRGEGYAYWSSSSYDEDRAWAQGFFTGVQGRVETSELLAVRAVRAF; from the coding sequence ATGAAAAGGACTATCTTCAATCTCTGTACACTGCTCTTCTTGGGACTTCTGCTTGCCAGCGGATGCACCACCACCGCATCATCCCAGCCCGTCTCCTACCAGGTGGGAGACTTCGGTCCCGCCGGGGGCCTGGTCTTTTTTGACAAGGGGGAAGCATCGGATGGATGGAGGTATCTGGAAGCGGCTCCTGCACGAACCGAGGTTTTGGCTTCCTGGGGCAAGGGGAGCGAAGCAGCGAAGACCGATACAAGCATAGGAAGCGGGAAGACCAATACCGAAATGCTCTTCGAAACGGACCCGACGGACTCGGGTTCGGCTCCCAACGTCTGTGCCGAGCTGACGGTAAAGGGATACGACGACTGGTTCCTGCCTTCCAAGGATGAGCTGTCGCTCCTGTTCACCAACCTTGCAAGAACCGGGAAAGAGACCTTCCGGGGAGAAGGGTATGCATACTGGAGTTCCTCATCCTACGATGAGGACCGTGCATGGGCACAGGGATTTTTCACCGGGGTGCAAGGCCGGGTGGAAACGTCGGAGTTGTTGGCCGTCCGGGCAGTCCGCGCCTTCTAG
- a CDS encoding sensor domain-containing diguanylate cyclase, whose amino-acid sequence MLESIRLIVVLEATGAKELLATYLKTQIENITHVDTMVDALSTVKRQRFDAAILSYDLEDYYSVDNMQKILKDIGSIDDIILVSEKEELPPDCPAISLVNPMDAHAKILRRLEKISLKAGQKPLRKRAAADGNLSSTSLFDSVPSGLYRIKPSGEFVELNQTLANIFKAPSLDVMKSDNYFSMFVDQQELKTWQEIIERDESIHGLVFEVERYDGQPIWIRDTVRTVYNQDAEVCYYDGSAEDISAQKRLEDKLAFLATQDILTGLPNRNFFHDQAKLTVSQARYTDDFVAFLVIDIDHFTTINETQGFKSGDKVLQIVAARVKAQLRKSDLVSRLGGDKFIVLLNGIRMRRDALAVAKKIQIAFQEPFELPNATIDVSASLGISLYPEHGDDINTLIKRAEIATYAVKDRERGGYMIYSDILYAADDSPSHPEE is encoded by the coding sequence ATGCTTGAATCCATTCGCTTGATCGTCGTACTTGAAGCAACCGGTGCAAAAGAACTGCTGGCAACCTATCTCAAGACCCAGATAGAGAACATCACCCACGTCGACACCATGGTGGACGCCCTCTCCACAGTCAAGCGTCAGCGCTTCGACGCAGCCATCCTCTCCTACGATCTCGAGGACTACTACTCGGTGGACAACATGCAGAAAATCCTCAAGGACATCGGCTCGATCGATGACATCATACTGGTAAGTGAAAAGGAGGAGCTTCCTCCCGATTGCCCTGCCATCTCCCTGGTCAACCCGATGGATGCCCATGCCAAGATCCTGCGCAGATTGGAGAAGATCAGCCTGAAAGCTGGGCAGAAACCTCTGCGCAAGCGGGCGGCGGCCGACGGCAACCTTTCAAGCACCTCCCTCTTCGACAGCGTTCCCTCCGGTCTCTACCGCATCAAGCCAAGCGGAGAGTTTGTCGAGCTCAACCAGACCTTGGCAAACATCTTCAAGGCACCGAGCCTCGATGTCATGAAATCGGACAACTACTTTTCGATGTTCGTCGACCAGCAGGAGCTGAAGACCTGGCAGGAGATCATCGAGCGCGATGAATCCATCCATGGTCTTGTCTTCGAGGTTGAGCGCTACGACGGCCAGCCCATCTGGATCCGTGATACGGTGAGGACGGTGTACAACCAGGACGCGGAGGTCTGCTACTATGATGGATCGGCGGAGGACATCTCTGCCCAGAAGCGGCTTGAGGACAAGCTGGCCTTCTTGGCAACCCAGGATATTCTCACCGGCCTTCCCAACAGGAATTTCTTCCATGACCAGGCGAAGCTTACTGTCAGCCAAGCCCGCTACACCGATGACTTCGTCGCCTTCCTGGTCATCGACATCGACCACTTCACCACCATCAACGAAACGCAGGGCTTCAAGTCAGGGGACAAGGTGCTGCAGATCGTAGCCGCCCGCGTCAAGGCACAGCTGCGCAAAAGCGACCTGGTATCTCGCCTCGGCGGGGACAAGTTCATCGTCCTGCTCAACGGAATCCGCATGCGCAGGGACGCTTTGGCAGTTGCCAAGAAGATCCAGATTGCCTTCCAGGAGCCCTTTGAGCTGCCCAATGCCACCATCGATGTATCGGCAAGCCTGGGCATCTCCCTCTATCCCGAACACGGCGATGACATCAACACCCTCATCAAGCGTGCCGAGATAGCCACCTATGCGGTGAAAGACCGTGAACGAGGGGGCTACATGATCTATTCGGACATCCTCTACGCAGCGGACGACAGCCCGTCCCATCCCGAGGAGTAG
- a CDS encoding glycosyltransferase family 4 protein translates to MGTPLQIIHVPRRFVQQAWGGTETFITEVSTRLGTRGFEATILTTTALNAKRRDSYLGIPIQRYSYLYPYLGLSAEDKLQLDRKAGNIFSWSLLLALLDRRRKVDILHLHTGKRLGGIVRLCAKRRHIPYVISLHGGYLAVPSAERQTWTDPTKHALEWGKLLGLLVGSRRVLDDAAAILCVGRDEYEAMQKQYPDKRVIHLPNGVDIGRFSSGDGQAFRKQYGIAEDAFVLLTVARVDEQKNQLALINALPHILAQVPNAHVLMIGPATNPAYRTKVVARATELSLQGKVTLLDGFPYGDPALVDAYHCADCFVLPSLHEPFGMVVLEAWASKLPVIANHVGGLMQLVEDGVDGLSMDVAADPAQPDSLAGCVLRLAASADLRKSLAHRGREKAIERYSWDHITDELADIYRSVYADTLR, encoded by the coding sequence ATGGGAACCCCACTGCAGATCATCCATGTCCCCAGGCGTTTCGTGCAACAAGCATGGGGAGGTACAGAGACTTTCATCACCGAGGTGTCCACCCGATTGGGAACAAGGGGCTTTGAAGCCACAATCCTGACGACAACTGCGCTCAATGCAAAGCGTAGGGACTCCTATTTGGGTATTCCCATCCAGCGATACTCCTACCTGTATCCCTACTTGGGTCTGAGCGCTGAGGACAAGCTGCAGCTGGACCGAAAGGCGGGCAATATCTTCTCCTGGTCCCTGCTCCTTGCCCTGCTGGACAGGAGGCGTAAGGTGGATATCCTGCACCTCCATACCGGCAAGCGGCTGGGAGGAATTGTCCGCTTGTGCGCAAAACGGCGACACATCCCCTATGTGATCTCATTGCATGGTGGCTATCTTGCAGTCCCTTCGGCAGAGCGGCAAACGTGGACCGATCCCACCAAGCATGCCTTGGAGTGGGGTAAACTTCTGGGTTTGCTGGTAGGCTCCAGACGGGTACTTGATGATGCTGCTGCCATCCTTTGTGTAGGAAGGGATGAATATGAGGCCATGCAGAAGCAGTATCCGGACAAGCGTGTCATCCATCTTCCCAACGGTGTTGATATCGGGCGCTTCTCTTCCGGTGATGGGCAGGCATTCCGGAAGCAGTACGGGATTGCAGAGGATGCCTTCGTGCTGCTTACCGTCGCACGGGTGGATGAACAGAAAAACCAGCTTGCACTCATCAATGCCCTGCCGCATATCCTTGCCCAGGTTCCCAACGCGCATGTCCTGATGATCGGTCCTGCGACAAATCCTGCATATCGGACGAAGGTGGTGGCTCGGGCAACAGAGCTCTCCCTGCAAGGAAAAGTGACGCTCTTGGATGGCTTTCCCTATGGGGACCCTGCTCTGGTTGATGCCTATCACTGTGCCGATTGTTTTGTGCTTCCTTCGCTGCATGAACCGTTCGGCATGGTGGTGCTGGAGGCTTGGGCCAGCAAGCTGCCGGTCATTGCAAACCACGTTGGAGGCCTGATGCAGTTGGTGGAAGACGGAGTCGATGGCCTGAGCATGGACGTAGCTGCCGATCCTGCACAACCTGACAGCCTTGCAGGCTGTGTCCTCAGGCTGGCGGCTTCAGCGGACTTGCGCAAGTCGTTGGCACATCGGGGCAGGGAAAAAGCGATCGAACGATACAGTTGGGATCATATCACCGACGAGCTGGCCGACATCTACCGGAGTGTGTATGCAGATACTCTTCGTTAA
- a CDS encoding glycosyltransferase family 4 protein, translating into MQILFVNTTAGYVGGVEQHMVLASDGLASSSHVCSIAHLNTDGRACEEFFTHFAASYSLKDTPWEEVLAQSKPDIIYIHKWDAIAPILKANAGRAAVLRMFHDHDIYCPRRHKYYSWNRKICTHRAGLACYFDLAFLERRDGKLSYAPILPKLRELKRNRQLDRVVVGSSYMREELIRNGFRPDTLEVIPPSVSDFGEPVASLADTKNVLYVGQLVRGKGVDTLLEALALADSSLSLAIVGAGNDEEYLKALASERGLSDRVSFLGWVDHQTLSRYYDEAMCVCVPSRWPEPFGMVGLEAMLRARPVIGTRVGGIPDWLEDGQNGLLVPPNDAHQLAEAINRICLDCAYAQELGKRGRQRVLAAFSFDAFVTRLTTLMQEMRTSCI; encoded by the coding sequence ATGCAGATACTCTTCGTTAACACCACGGCAGGCTATGTAGGAGGGGTGGAGCAGCACATGGTGCTGGCTTCCGACGGACTCGCTTCTTCCTCACATGTGTGCAGCATTGCACATCTGAATACGGATGGCAGGGCATGCGAGGAGTTTTTCACCCATTTTGCCGCCTCCTATTCCCTCAAAGACACTCCGTGGGAGGAAGTGCTTGCGCAATCCAAGCCCGATATCATCTACATCCACAAGTGGGATGCAATAGCTCCCATTCTCAAGGCGAATGCGGGCCGTGCCGCAGTGCTGAGGATGTTCCACGACCACGACATCTACTGTCCGAGACGCCACAAGTACTACAGCTGGAATCGGAAGATCTGCACCCATCGGGCAGGCTTGGCCTGCTATTTCGACCTTGCGTTCCTTGAGCGGAGAGACGGCAAGCTCTCCTATGCCCCCATCCTTCCAAAGCTCAGGGAACTGAAACGCAACCGTCAGCTGGATCGTGTAGTGGTGGGAAGCTCCTACATGCGCGAGGAACTCATCCGCAATGGCTTTCGTCCAGACACCCTGGAGGTGATTCCTCCCTCTGTCTCGGACTTCGGTGAGCCGGTGGCAAGCCTTGCCGACACCAAGAACGTTCTCTATGTGGGCCAATTGGTACGGGGCAAGGGGGTGGATACGTTGCTTGAGGCCCTCGCATTGGCAGACAGCTCGCTCAGCCTTGCCATTGTGGGTGCCGGCAATGATGAAGAGTACCTCAAGGCTTTGGCCTCGGAGCGGGGACTCTCCGATCGTGTTTCCTTCTTGGGGTGGGTGGACCACCAGACCCTTTCACGGTACTACGACGAGGCGATGTGTGTTTGTGTGCCCTCCCGCTGGCCCGAGCCGTTCGGCATGGTGGGGCTTGAGGCGATGCTTCGTGCACGCCCTGTGATCGGGACACGGGTCGGGGGCATTCCCGATTGGCTTGAGGATGGACAGAATGGCTTGCTGGTTCCTCCAAACGATGCGCACCAGCTGGCAGAGGCAATCAATCGCATCTGCCTGGACTGTGCGTACGCACAAGAGCTGGGCAAGCGGGGGAGGCAGCGCGTACTGGCAGCGTTCTCCTTCGATGCCTTCGTCACCAGACTTACCACGTTGATGCAGGAGATGCGAACATCATGTATATAG